The following nucleotide sequence is from Syntrophorhabdaceae bacterium.
TTCCTCATGGCAGGCCCCGCATGTCTTCAGATCGTCCGAAGGTCTCACGACCAGGCCCGAGTGTGCTTTTTCCTTTGTTGCCCCTTTGCCGTCTCCCTTATGACATGGAGTACACCCATCCGAAAGATGAGGGTCTTTGCCGATCAGGGACCTGTCGACCAGATAGCCCTTTAAATCTCATCCGCCTTAACTGGCGGAGGCGAGCCCGCTCACCCTTCGCCTTCTCCGCCTTGTACGACCGGGGCTTTGGCGAGGGATTTCAGTATCTGCGCATCGGTGTGGCATTTCATGCAGGAGCTTTCCTCAGTCGCGCTGCTGGAAATAAACCAGGGGAACAGACAAATGAACAGGGATACCGAAACTAACGCCAATCTCTCCCTCATGTCTCCTCCGCGCAATGAATTTGATCAATGTTATATGCGGAACAGCCGATGCAATGCTTTTCCGGCCGAATATTTAACTTGACTTGTGATGGGCCTGTGTTTACCATAAACCCATGGCCCGACCCAGGAAATGCCGATGCATGAACTGCATCCCCCACGCCGTCTACTTCAAGCCGAGAGGCGTTCCTCTCACCCGCCTTGAAGAGATCTCTCTGAAGCCGGACGAATTCGAGGCGATCAGCCTTGCCGACCATCAGGGCCTTTATCACGAGGAGGCGGCAAAAAAGATGGGTGTTTCCCGGCCCACATTCAGCAGGATCCTGGGATTGGCGAGACACAAGGTGGCTCTCGTTCTGGTGGAGGCGAAAGCACTTCGAATCGAGACTCAGGACGGGATGGAGAAAGAAGAAGAAGAAGAAGAAGCATGAGCATCATCCGGTGTGGAATCCCGGTCTCTCTGAATAAAACAGTTTCTTGAGGGAATCTTCTATTTCCCGGAACCCGCAGGAAGGGTCATGGGGTCGGAGCGAAGGATCGTCCCCTCATCTCCCACGGCAATAAATGACCCTCCGCCGTAGAAAGCGCCGCGTAATGTCACTCCCGTGCCCGAAACCCTGGAGGACCAGGTGAGACCGTCAGGAGACGTCAGCAATGCTCCGGATCCCCCTGTCGCGACAAATGTGTTATTTCCCCATCCGATGCCGTAAAGAAATGCGGTGCTCCCCGAATTCTGGGGGGTCCAGGCTACTCCGTCCGGAGAAGTGAGCAGGACACCATCTTTCCCTGTGGCCACAAATAATGAATTCCCATAGGTTATTCCAAGGAGATCCCTGTCGACGCCCGATGGTACGACACTCCATGTGATGCCGTTTGAAGAAATCAGGACAGTCCCTGATTCACCGACCGTAACGAAGACATTGTTTCCATAGGCGATATCATAAAGGGACGAGGCGTCCGGTGATCGCCGTTTCGTCCAGGAAGCGCCGTTTCCCGACGTAAGGATTGTTCCCGATGCCCCGACTGCGGCGAATAATTTCTTTCCCCATGCGACTCCATGGAGATTCTGATCGGTCCCCGAGTGCCTCTTGACCCACTTCATCGCATTCGATGAGGAGACTATCGCGCCCGACTTCCCTACAGCCACGAACCCACGGCCCTGGCCCAGAGTCACCCGGTAGAGGTCCTCCCCTCCACCCCACGACCACCACGCCCACTGGTCTCCGTCAGGCGAAAGGAGTACCATGGAAGAATCTCCCACGGCAATGAAGACGTTATTTATCGATATTATTGAATTTATCCGGAAAGGATTAGCCCATTCGATTCCGTCCCGAGAGTTGAGCACGGACCCGGAAAGACCCACGGCTACGAACATATCTTCCCCGTAGCAGACTGAATATAGATCACTTGATATATTAGATGCCCTGCCCGTCCATTTTACCGTATCCGTTGAGGTCAGGATCATACCCGAGCCACCCGTGACTGCGAATAGGCCGTTTCCAAAGCTGACCCCGTAAAGGGGAACGCTTGTCCCGGAGATTCGGGGCGTCCACGTGACGCAATCGGATGAGGTCAGGATGAGACCATCTTCACCGATTGCCACAAATGTGCTGTTGCCGTATGCGACGGATAGAAGCCTTACCCTTGTTCCCGATGACATCGGTGTCCATGCGGAGCCGTCAGGAGATGTATAAATGCTTCCATTCCATCCCACGGCGACAAAAGTGCCGTTTCCATATGTAATACTCATCAATACGTCATATGAGGCCCAGGACCTTTTGGTCCACTTGATGCCGTTCGGCGAGGTCAGAACCATGCCGCCCTGCCCGGTGATTGCCACGAAAAGGTTATTCCCAAAGGTAATGCCGTAAAGGTCGGAAGTGAGACCTGATGATCTTCTCGTCCATACGAATCCATCGCGGGACGTGAGGATCACCCCCGACCATCCTACT
It contains:
- a CDS encoding DUF134 domain-containing protein; translation: MARPRKCRCMNCIPHAVYFKPRGVPLTRLEEISLKPDEFEAISLADHQGLYHEEAAKKMGVSRPTFSRILGLARHKVALVLVEAKALRIETQDGMEKEEEEEEA